One window of Anaerolineales bacterium genomic DNA carries:
- a CDS encoding phosphoglycerate dehydrogenase — translation MPTVLMTAPYMIPFLERFRPVLADYGIDLIVPDVQERMEEEDILRYAGQFDGTICGDDRYTARVIEACSPRLKVISKWGTGVDSIDADACAKFGVKLGRTPNAFTTPVADTVLGYMLEFARRGPWMDRQMKNGKWEKIPGRALSECVLGVIGVGNIGRAVTRRAKAFGMKVLGTDIVDIDHVFVSETGIEMTTLDLLLYNSDFVSVNCDLNPTSHHLINAKTLALMKPGAVLINTARGPIVDEKALVAALVSGQVGGAALDVFEFEPLLADSPLLKMDNVLLAPHNSNSSPAAWERVHWNTIKNLVEGLGMQVRKG, via the coding sequence ATGCCAACCGTATTGATGACCGCCCCCTACATGATTCCGTTTCTGGAGCGCTTCCGCCCGGTTCTTGCGGACTATGGCATCGATCTGATCGTGCCGGATGTACAGGAACGCATGGAAGAGGAGGATATCCTCAGATACGCCGGTCAGTTCGACGGGACGATCTGCGGGGATGACCGTTACACTGCGCGCGTCATCGAAGCCTGCTCGCCGCGATTGAAGGTCATCTCGAAGTGGGGAACCGGTGTCGACTCCATCGACGCCGATGCCTGCGCGAAGTTCGGGGTGAAGCTTGGGCGAACGCCGAATGCGTTCACCACCCCTGTCGCAGATACGGTGTTGGGCTATATGCTCGAATTCGCCCGGCGTGGTCCGTGGATGGACAGGCAAATGAAGAACGGCAAATGGGAAAAGATTCCCGGTCGGGCGTTGAGCGAATGTGTGCTCGGGGTGATCGGCGTGGGCAATATCGGCAGGGCGGTCACGCGAAGAGCCAAAGCATTCGGGATGAAAGTCCTCGGCACAGACATCGTTGACATTGACCATGTCTTTGTCAGCGAGACCGGCATCGAAATGACCACTCTCGACCTACTACTTTACAATTCCGATTTCGTCTCTGTGAATTGCGATCTCAACCCGACATCGCATCATCTTATCAACGCCAAAACCCTCGCACTGATGAAACCTGGCGCAGTTCTTATCAACACCGCGCGCGGTCCCATCGTGGATGAAAAAGCCCTGGTTGCGGCGCTGGTTTCAGGTCAGGTGGGAGGCGCGGCGCTGGATGTCTTCGAATTCGAGCCTTTGCTGGCAGATAGTCCTTTGTTGAAAATGGATAACGTCCTGCTTGCGCCGCATAATTCCAATTCCAGCCCGGCGGCGTGGGAGCGTGTGCATTGGAACACGATCAAGAACCTGGTGGAGGGGCTGGGGATGCAAGTGAGGAAGGGATGA